From Haloglomus litoreum, the proteins below share one genomic window:
- a CDS encoding DUF202 domain-containing protein gives MSESTPGDHESYRTNLAEEQTRLARERTILSHIRTGFASFLFGVAIFGLFGDLPSNLAGGFFVLVGLVFLVTGWVSYVRSNRRTRELIEEFERPFRRW, from the coding sequence ATGAGCGAGTCGACGCCGGGTGACCACGAGAGCTATCGCACGAACCTCGCCGAGGAACAGACCCGACTGGCCCGGGAGCGGACCATCCTCTCGCACATCCGGACGGGATTCGCCTCGTTCCTCTTCGGCGTCGCCATCTTCGGCCTGTTCGGAGACCTCCCGTCGAATCTCGCGGGCGGATTCTTCGTCCTCGTCGGCCTCGTCTTCCTGGTGACCGGATGGGTCTCCTACGTCAGGAGCAACCGCCGGACGCGCGAGCTGATCGAGGAGTTCGAGCGGCCGTTCCGGCGCTGGTAG
- a CDS encoding amidase family protein, with product MRRTTRLLSEDDLLSLAEEWGIDVDEREAADLVERVNRRLRPLDEVYDVRLDPPGTTGDRSWREPTAEEDPYNALVTVCSVPPTDDGPLSDLAVGLKDNIAVAGVPMQCGSAVMEGFVPNEDATVVDRLRAGGATIAAKCNLDEFAGGGRGVAVDGRISHPDDTDRFPGGSSGGSAAAVLAEQVDVALGTDTGGSVRVPAALCGLVGVKPTYGVVPIDGVMENTYSLDHVGVISRTVETAAATLDALAGKTERDPASMAAAGHDDYTVGGYAAAAEDPVPLEELTVVRLTEAFEGSAPSVAAHVDDALDSLADAGATVTEVSLPAFDRVDTIKGCVTYPELAQYWRDGGVPLRRGGGGESRDQVGFARRAEAASGELNSFYRGRILAGARLLTAHGGRHYSRALAARRELRERVADALDGAEAAAVVAPTVPIVAPRHEDAGDLDYGITGNTRIANVTEQPGLTVPCGTVDELPVGLHLLGRRFDERRLFRVAAGLEPVL from the coding sequence ATGCGACGAACCACGAGGCTGCTCTCCGAGGACGACCTGCTGTCGCTCGCCGAGGAGTGGGGGATCGACGTGGACGAACGCGAGGCGGCCGACCTCGTCGAGCGGGTGAACCGTCGGTTGCGCCCGCTCGACGAGGTGTACGACGTCCGACTCGACCCGCCCGGGACGACCGGTGACCGGTCCTGGCGCGAGCCCACGGCCGAGGAGGACCCGTACAACGCGCTGGTCACCGTCTGCTCGGTCCCGCCCACCGACGACGGGCCGCTGTCGGACCTGGCGGTCGGGCTGAAGGACAACATCGCCGTGGCGGGCGTGCCGATGCAGTGCGGGTCCGCCGTGATGGAGGGGTTCGTCCCGAACGAGGACGCGACGGTCGTCGACCGCCTCCGGGCCGGCGGCGCCACCATCGCCGCCAAATGCAACCTCGACGAGTTCGCCGGCGGCGGCCGCGGCGTCGCGGTCGACGGGCGCATCAGCCACCCCGACGACACGGACCGGTTCCCCGGCGGCTCCTCCGGCGGCTCGGCGGCAGCCGTCCTCGCGGAGCAGGTCGACGTGGCCCTCGGGACGGACACCGGGGGCTCCGTCCGCGTCCCCGCCGCGCTCTGTGGCCTCGTCGGCGTGAAACCGACCTACGGCGTCGTCCCCATCGACGGGGTGATGGAGAACACGTACTCGCTGGACCACGTCGGCGTCATCTCGCGGACGGTCGAGACGGCGGCGGCGACGCTGGACGCGCTGGCCGGGAAGACCGAACGCGACCCGGCCAGCATGGCCGCGGCCGGACACGACGACTACACGGTCGGCGGGTACGCCGCGGCGGCCGAGGACCCCGTTCCGCTCGAGGAGCTGACCGTCGTCCGCCTGACGGAGGCGTTCGAGGGGAGCGCTCCGTCGGTCGCCGCCCACGTCGACGACGCCCTCGATTCGCTTGCGGACGCGGGCGCGACCGTGACCGAGGTGTCGCTGCCCGCGTTCGACCGGGTGGACACCATCAAGGGCTGTGTCACCTACCCCGAACTCGCGCAGTACTGGCGGGACGGGGGGGTACCGCTCCGGCGCGGCGGTGGCGGCGAGTCGCGCGACCAGGTCGGGTTCGCCCGGCGCGCCGAGGCAGCTAGCGGCGAACTCAACTCGTTCTACCGCGGGCGGATCCTCGCCGGTGCGCGGCTGCTCACCGCCCACGGCGGCCGGCACTACTCCCGGGCCCTGGCGGCCCGCCGGGAACTCCGCGAGCGGGTGGCCGACGCGCTCGACGGGGCCGAAGCCGCCGCCGTCGTCGCGCCGACCGTGCCCATCGTCGCCCCGCGCCACGAGGACGCCGGCGACCTCGACTACGGCATCACCGGAAACACCCGTATCGCGAACGTCACCGAGCAGCCCGGGCTCACGGTCCCCTGCGGCACCGTCGACGAGCTCCCCGTCGGCCTCCACCTGCTCGGGCGGCGGTTCGACGAGCGACGGCTGTTCCGGGTCGCGGCGGGACTCGAACCGGTGCTGTGA
- a CDS encoding aminopeptidase, whose protein sequence is MIELELSSVAQRIVSQLAAVEPDEEVLVLTDGRKGPVAMSLATAVRGVGASANLLVMPETEAHGNEPPAVAAEALKTADVAFTATTHSITHTHARLAAADAGTRIVILRGVDEELMLDGGINTDYEWLAEATGAVRDVLDAASEARVTSPAGTDVWMDLTDRPAFSLDGLFHDYGFSALPPGESPTSPAEGTAEGTVVIDYSMDNIGLLDDPIELEFTDGFVSEVRGGTEADRLREIMDGHENAGNMAEFAIGTNPDARLVGNLAEDKKKLGTVHFAIGDNESLGGTTQCDIHLDGVVLDPTVTLDDEAVITEGEVHLDRIRALADEL, encoded by the coding sequence ATGATCGAACTGGAGCTGAGCAGCGTCGCACAGCGCATCGTCTCGCAACTCGCCGCCGTCGAGCCCGACGAGGAGGTCCTCGTCCTGACCGACGGCCGGAAGGGGCCGGTGGCGATGTCGCTGGCGACCGCCGTCCGCGGCGTCGGCGCGTCGGCGAACCTGCTCGTCATGCCCGAGACCGAGGCGCACGGGAACGAGCCGCCCGCGGTCGCCGCCGAGGCGCTCAAGACCGCCGACGTGGCGTTCACCGCGACGACACACTCCATCACGCATACGCACGCCCGCCTCGCCGCGGCCGACGCCGGGACGCGGATCGTCATCCTCCGCGGGGTCGACGAGGAGCTCATGCTGGACGGCGGCATCAACACCGACTACGAGTGGCTCGCCGAGGCGACCGGCGCCGTCCGGGACGTGCTCGACGCCGCCTCCGAGGCGCGCGTCACGAGCCCGGCGGGGACCGACGTGTGGATGGACCTGACCGACCGACCGGCGTTCTCGCTCGACGGGCTCTTCCACGACTACGGCTTCTCCGCGCTCCCGCCGGGCGAGTCGCCGACCTCGCCCGCCGAGGGGACCGCCGAAGGCACCGTCGTCATCGACTACTCGATGGACAACATCGGGCTGCTGGACGACCCCATCGAACTCGAGTTCACGGACGGGTTCGTCTCCGAGGTCCGCGGCGGGACCGAGGCCGACCGCCTCCGCGAGATCATGGACGGCCACGAGAACGCCGGCAACATGGCCGAGTTCGCCATCGGGACGAACCCCGACGCCCGCCTCGTCGGCAACCTCGCCGAGGACAAGAAGAAACTCGGCACCGTCCACTTCGCCATCGGCGACAACGAGAGCCTCGGCGGGACGACCCAGTGCGACATCCACCTCGACGGCGTGGTGCTGGACCCGACCGTGACCCTGGACGACGAGGCGGTCATCACGGAGGGCGAGGTCCACCTCGACCGCATCCGGGCCCTCGCCGACGAACTGTGA
- a CDS encoding SDR family NAD(P)-dependent oxidoreductase: MDRLDGERIVVTGASAGLGRQMALRYSDEGARVALSSRSEDDLAAVAAEAAGETLVLPTDVTDPEQVASTVDAVVDAWDGVDTLVNNAGIGLLSLYGEGRPLHEIDAEDWRRIIDVNLHGVFHCTKAVVPHMLDAGRGNLINISSGLGRYAAPGYAPYNTSKHGLEGLNKTLALDYEDTGINSNCLDPGGRVATGFWDHLPADEQAEILPADVMNEAAVLLAEQGPDGVSGESMPAEEWEARLG, encoded by the coding sequence ATGGACCGACTCGACGGCGAACGGATCGTGGTCACGGGTGCGAGCGCGGGACTGGGCCGGCAGATGGCGCTGCGTTACAGCGACGAGGGCGCGCGGGTCGCGCTGTCCTCGCGCAGTGAGGACGACCTGGCGGCCGTGGCGGCCGAGGCCGCGGGCGAGACGCTCGTCCTGCCCACGGACGTGACCGACCCCGAGCAGGTCGCGAGCACGGTCGATGCGGTCGTCGACGCCTGGGATGGCGTGGACACGCTGGTCAACAACGCCGGCATCGGGCTTCTGAGCCTCTACGGCGAGGGGCGGCCGCTCCACGAGATCGATGCCGAGGACTGGCGGCGCATCATCGACGTGAACCTCCACGGCGTCTTCCACTGCACGAAGGCGGTCGTCCCGCACATGCTCGACGCGGGCCGAGGGAACCTCATCAACATCTCCTCGGGGCTGGGCCGGTACGCCGCCCCGGGCTACGCGCCGTACAACACCTCCAAACACGGCCTGGAGGGGCTGAACAAGACGCTCGCGCTGGACTACGAGGACACGGGCATCAACAGCAACTGCCTCGACCCTGGCGGTCGGGTCGCGACGGGGTTCTGGGACCACCTGCCCGCCGACGAGCAGGCCGAGATCCTGCCCGCGGACGTGATGAACGAGGCCGCAGTGTTGCTGGCCGAACAGGGGCCGGACGGCGTCTCCGGGGAGTCGATGCCGGCCGAGGAGTGGGAGGCACGGCTGGGCTGA
- a CDS encoding V-type ATP synthase subunit D: MRPTTPTRQTLHRLEDRIEFAERGRDVLERKLEALVFEFGDVLDQYESTRSDLDKAYATAQSELDHVRAVEGDIELRGIARARKHHPTMTTASKNLMGVRVPLFEPRDITVDITEHGYGLVGTSPVVDEVVDAYEALLEQVVVAAEVATALRILLDEIGTTRHRVNALEKAVLPDLRAEASYIRRHLAERERDERVRQKWFKSGGGGTQRRRGRGRLQRRRAGGDEQPDGRRGD, translated from the coding sequence ATGCGGCCCACCACGCCGACGCGGCAGACCCTCCACCGGCTCGAGGACCGGATCGAGTTCGCCGAGCGGGGCCGCGACGTACTGGAGCGCAAGCTGGAGGCCCTCGTCTTCGAGTTCGGGGATGTCCTCGACCAGTACGAGTCCACCCGCAGCGACCTCGACAAGGCCTACGCGACGGCCCAGTCCGAACTCGACCACGTCCGCGCCGTGGAGGGCGATATCGAGCTCAGGGGAATCGCCCGGGCTCGCAAGCACCACCCCACCATGACCACGGCATCGAAGAACCTGATGGGTGTCAGGGTGCCGCTGTTCGAGCCCCGCGACATCACGGTCGACATCACCGAACACGGGTACGGGCTCGTGGGCACCAGCCCCGTCGTCGACGAGGTCGTCGACGCCTACGAGGCGCTGCTTGAGCAGGTCGTCGTCGCGGCCGAGGTCGCGACGGCGCTCCGGATACTCCTCGACGAGATCGGAACCACCAGACACCGGGTCAACGCCCTCGAGAAGGCGGTACTGCCGGACCTCCGTGCGGAAGCGTCGTACATCCGTCGCCACCTCGCGGAGCGCGAACGCGACGAGCGGGTCCGGCAGAAGTGGTTCAAGAGCGGTGGCGGGGGAACACAGCGACGACGCGGGCGGGGACGCCTGCAGCGACGGCGGGCGGGCGGGGACGAGCAGCCGGACGGACGGCGCGGCGACTAG
- a CDS encoding phosphoribosyltransferase, with translation MFQDRTDAGEQLADRLTARGVEADLVLAIPRGALPVARPVADRLDVPLDIIAAKKMGMPGNEEFAIGAATSDGSVWLNDGIIERHGVGEAYIAAERERAAETAREKLAKYRGDRPAPDLAGKRVVVVDDGVATGATARACLRQVRGAGAERVVLAVPVGPPESLSDLESEADEVIAVEEPAHFGAVGSFYRDFGQVSDEEARQYLGWVSNS, from the coding sequence ATGTTCCAGGACCGAACGGACGCGGGCGAGCAACTCGCCGACCGTCTCACGGCGCGCGGCGTCGAGGCGGACCTCGTCCTCGCCATCCCGCGCGGGGCGTTGCCGGTCGCGCGGCCGGTCGCCGACCGGCTGGACGTCCCGCTGGACATCATCGCGGCGAAGAAGATGGGGATGCCCGGCAACGAGGAGTTCGCCATCGGCGCCGCCACGAGCGACGGGAGCGTCTGGCTCAACGACGGGATCATCGAGCGCCACGGGGTCGGCGAGGCGTACATCGCGGCCGAGCGCGAGCGGGCGGCCGAGACCGCCCGCGAGAAGCTCGCGAAGTACCGCGGTGACCGACCGGCGCCCGACCTCGCGGGCAAGCGCGTGGTCGTCGTCGACGACGGGGTCGCCACGGGCGCCACCGCGCGGGCCTGTCTCCGGCAGGTCCGGGGGGCCGGCGCCGAGCGGGTCGTCCTCGCGGTCCCGGTCGGGCCGCCGGAGTCGCTGTCCGACCTCGAATCCGAGGCCGACGAGGTCATCGCGGTCGAGGAGCCGGCCCACTTCGGCGCCGTCGGCTCGTTCTACCGCGACTTCGGGCAGGTGTCCGACGAGGAGGCCCGGCAGTACCTCGGCTGGGTCTCGAACTCGTAG
- a CDS encoding VIT1/CCC1 transporter family protein has protein sequence MPGEHDDIARYRRNRQDEVDSATVYEAMADAESQPQLADVYRRLAATEREHAAFWAERLREAGATVTEAAPSWRARVLAWLARRFGATLVVATMRAGEATGGDGYTAQPEVEGTGMVADERSHDRLLAAIETAPGRGVEGSVLARLEGRHRAASGNALRAAVLGANDGLVSNLSLVMGVAGAALDATVILVTGLAGLLAGAGSMAMGEWLSVQSSRELYQRQLGIEAAELAEVPEEERRELALIYEAKGLPPEQAATLAERLVADDATALDTLAREELGIDPEELGGSAWEAAGTSFLLFALGAIVPVLPFFALSGLVAVGTSLLLSALGLFVVGAGITVLTGRSALYSGARQVGIGLVAALLTYGVGSLIGVTLVG, from the coding sequence ATGCCGGGCGAACACGACGACATCGCGCGCTATCGGCGCAACCGCCAGGACGAGGTCGACAGCGCCACGGTGTACGAGGCGATGGCGGACGCGGAGTCACAGCCACAGCTGGCGGACGTCTACCGCCGGCTGGCCGCGACCGAGCGCGAGCACGCGGCGTTCTGGGCCGAGCGGCTCCGCGAAGCTGGCGCGACCGTCACCGAGGCGGCCCCCTCGTGGCGGGCACGGGTCCTCGCGTGGCTCGCCCGCCGCTTCGGGGCCACGCTCGTCGTCGCCACGATGCGGGCCGGCGAGGCGACGGGTGGCGACGGCTACACCGCCCAGCCCGAGGTCGAGGGGACCGGGATGGTCGCCGACGAACGCTCGCACGACCGCCTGCTCGCGGCCATCGAGACCGCTCCCGGACGGGGTGTGGAGGGGAGCGTGCTCGCCCGCCTGGAGGGTCGGCACCGGGCCGCGAGTGGGAACGCCCTCCGGGCGGCCGTCCTCGGTGCGAACGACGGCCTCGTCTCGAACCTGAGCCTCGTGATGGGGGTCGCCGGTGCCGCACTCGACGCGACGGTCATCCTCGTCACGGGCCTCGCGGGCCTGCTGGCGGGCGCGGGGTCGATGGCGATGGGCGAGTGGCTCTCCGTCCAGAGCTCGCGTGAACTGTACCAGCGGCAGCTCGGTATCGAGGCGGCCGAACTCGCCGAGGTCCCCGAGGAGGAGCGGCGGGAACTGGCGCTCATCTACGAGGCGAAGGGGCTCCCGCCCGAGCAGGCCGCCACCCTCGCCGAGCGGCTCGTGGCCGACGATGCGACCGCACTGGACACGCTGGCCCGCGAGGAGCTGGGTATCGACCCAGAGGAACTGGGTGGGTCGGCGTGGGAGGCGGCCGGCACCTCGTTCCTGCTGTTCGCACTCGGGGCCATCGTGCCGGTCCTCCCCTTCTTCGCCCTGTCGGGGCTCGTCGCCGTCGGGACGAGCCTGCTCCTGAGTGCCCTCGGGCTGTTCGTCGTCGGCGCGGGTATCACTGTCCTGACTGGCCGGAGCGCCCTCTACTCGGGTGCCCGGCAGGTCGGTATCGGGCTCGTCGCCGCCCTCCTCACCTACGGTGTCGGGAGCCTCATCGGCGTGACCCTCGTGGGATGA
- a CDS encoding DUF5788 family protein, which yields MSGDETPLDDGHREDLLTRVERKGAVVGSRVPETVTIGDTEVALRAFVRETTARDTVPPEQRDHVRAVLETLRGERAVRKDRLEHDRLTVAEATALADSIVGIDRAIAALTDLRPASPGTERRAERLAEDRSWVAFLRQLRE from the coding sequence ATGAGCGGGGACGAGACACCCCTCGACGACGGCCACCGCGAGGACCTGCTGACTCGGGTCGAGCGCAAGGGCGCGGTCGTCGGGAGCCGGGTGCCGGAGACGGTCACCATCGGGGACACCGAGGTAGCCCTGCGCGCGTTCGTCCGCGAGACCACGGCCCGGGACACGGTTCCGCCGGAGCAACGCGACCACGTCCGCGCCGTCCTAGAGACGCTCCGCGGCGAACGAGCGGTGCGCAAGGACCGGCTCGAACACGACCGGCTCACGGTCGCCGAGGCGACGGCGCTGGCCGACTCCATCGTCGGCATCGACCGGGCCATCGCGGCGCTCACCGACCTCCGACCGGCCTCGCCCGGGACCGAACGACGCGCCGAACGACTGGCCGAGGACCGGTCCTGGGTGGCATTCCTCCGGCAGCTCCGGGAGTGA
- a CDS encoding CBS domain-containing protein, translating into MVVPVPVREVMVHDVVTVPPEAPVSEAIEQFRTRNIGSVVVESEGAVVGILTDSDLVDLLASGGSVAEHSVADCMTAPVRTVDIEAPIVEVSATLRDAGIDQLPVLEGERLAGLVSVAELSAYLPQCVLRQVEAHPDADREDWHYEYQDEGAEGLTVGDRVRFSKVVDEADIEAFARISGDENPVHLDASFAEGTRFGRRIVHGMLAASLFSAALARLPGLVIYLSQDVRFLAPVDIGDRVRVECEVIQDLGHGRYRLSTTGEDESGEQVLVGEAVVLVDPLPTDEAAPAEASAET; encoded by the coding sequence ATGGTCGTTCCAGTCCCCGTTCGAGAGGTGATGGTCCACGACGTCGTGACGGTCCCGCCGGAGGCACCGGTGAGCGAGGCCATCGAGCAGTTCCGAACCCGTAACATCGGCTCGGTCGTCGTCGAGTCCGAGGGTGCGGTGGTCGGCATCCTCACCGACTCGGACCTCGTCGACCTCCTGGCCTCGGGCGGGTCCGTCGCCGAGCATTCGGTGGCCGACTGCATGACGGCGCCGGTGCGGACCGTCGACATCGAGGCCCCCATCGTCGAGGTGTCCGCGACGCTCCGGGACGCCGGCATCGACCAGCTCCCGGTGCTGGAGGGTGAGCGGCTAGCCGGCCTCGTCTCCGTGGCCGAGCTGTCGGCCTACCTCCCGCAGTGCGTCCTCCGGCAGGTCGAGGCACACCCCGACGCCGACCGCGAGGACTGGCACTACGAGTACCAGGACGAGGGAGCGGAAGGCCTCACCGTCGGCGACCGGGTCCGGTTCTCGAAGGTCGTGGACGAGGCCGATATCGAGGCGTTCGCCCGCATCAGCGGCGACGAGAACCCCGTCCATCTCGACGCGTCGTTCGCCGAGGGGACGCGGTTCGGCCGCCGCATCGTCCACGGGATGCTCGCCGCGAGCCTCTTCAGCGCGGCGCTCGCGCGCCTCCCGGGGCTCGTCATCTACCTCTCGCAGGACGTCCGATTCCTCGCCCCCGTCGACATTGGCGACCGGGTCCGGGTCGAGTGCGAGGTCATCCAGGACCTCGGGCACGGCCGGTACCGGCTCTCGACGACGGGCGAGGACGAGTCCGGGGAGCAGGTACTCGTCGGGGAGGCAGTCGTCCTCGTGGACCCGCTCCCGACCGACGAGGCGGCCCCGGCGGAGGCGTCGGCCGAGACCTGA